The Trachemys scripta elegans isolate TJP31775 chromosome 21, CAS_Tse_1.0, whole genome shotgun sequence genome has a segment encoding these proteins:
- the COLCA2 gene encoding colorectal cancer-associated protein 2, which produces SGKSKVYQGVRVKITVKELLQQRRARQAATDATVSRGSSSVQFPESVSSPCTAPYFDAEPLSSAPNYFQPRQFPNCISCEENPSYLEQLVDTYLQTEPPMDPSLSALQTSTYYNPDTFQSTPLCFNQSLVPGSPASSDLSSPLDYSYSPPQLPPFPPLNYSPLSPLDTTNYGYPLEECSHPQYSCSPSACYCSSCASEHLDTFRVSEYFPYPSADCMDCPGTVTMADDFFRRDRNYDICYS; this is translated from the exons TCAGGAAAATCCAAGGTGTATCAAGGTGTTCGAGTAAAGATCACTGTGAAAGAGTTATTACAGCAGAGGAGAGCACGACAAGCAGCAACTGATGCCACT GTTTCCCGAGGCAGCAGTAGTGTCCAGTTTCCAGAATCTGTTTCTTCTCCCTGCACAG CACCTTATTTTGATGCAGAACCTCTCTCTTCTGCCCCCAACTATTTCCAGCCACGGCAGTTTCCAAATTGCATTTCCTGTGAAGAAAACCCAAGTTATTTGGAGCAACTTGTTGATACCTATCTTCAGACAGAGCCGCCCATGGACCCATCCCTGAGTGCTCTACAGACGTCTACCTACTATAACCCAGACACCTTCCAGTCAACCCCTCTCTGTTTTAACCAGAGCCTG GTTCCTGGATCTCCTGCCTCGTCTGACCTGTCCAGCCCATTAGACTATAGCTACTCCCCACCTCAGCTGCCTCCTTTTCCTCCACTGAACTACAGCCCTCTTTCTCCTCTAGACACCACGAACTACGGCTATCCTCTAGAGGAGTGCTCACATCCGCAGTACAGCTGCTCCCCCTCGGCCTGTTACTGCTCATCCTGTGCCTCAGAGCACTTGGATACGTTCAGAGTATCCGAGTATTTCCCCTACCCAAGTGCAGACTGTATGGACTGTCCTGGCACCGTGACAATGGCAGATGACTTCTTTAGAAGGGATAGAAACTACGACATCTGCTACAGTTAA